From a region of the Thermomicrobium roseum DSM 5159 genome:
- the pgeF gene encoding peptidoglycan editing factor PgeF, with amino-acid sequence MIVRPFRFARLSALGIPHGVTKRDPSLPAFGSVSGNVTISIVLANRRAWWERLGLPLEHTVFARQVHGTRVTVVTASERGRGALEPGTGIPESDALVTTERNLPLAMICADCVPVLLYAPDVPAIGVVHAGWRGTVAGITRQAVHILCTLFSARPERLWAFLGPSIGPCCYEVGEEVITAWLATEPSNGHQAVLSRNGRAIFDLWRANELLLVEGGVDPAHIERAGICTRCHAGEWFSYRANGSRAGAQAAVIALP; translated from the coding sequence ATGATCGTGCGTCCCTTCCGCTTCGCGCGCTTGTCCGCACTCGGTATTCCGCACGGTGTGACCAAGCGGGACCCCTCTCTGCCCGCTTTTGGATCAGTGAGTGGGAATGTCACTATCTCGATCGTGCTCGCGAATCGGCGCGCCTGGTGGGAACGCCTCGGCTTACCGCTCGAGCATACCGTCTTTGCCCGCCAAGTGCATGGCACGCGGGTTACCGTCGTCACGGCGTCAGAGCGCGGTCGCGGAGCCCTCGAACCGGGCACGGGAATCCCGGAGAGCGATGCACTCGTGACGACGGAACGGAACCTGCCGCTCGCCATGATCTGCGCTGATTGCGTGCCGGTCTTGTTGTACGCACCCGACGTCCCAGCTATCGGCGTCGTTCACGCCGGTTGGCGTGGTACCGTGGCCGGAATTACGCGACAAGCAGTCCACATCTTGTGCACACTGTTTTCCGCTCGCCCTGAGCGTTTGTGGGCTTTTCTCGGGCCATCGATCGGCCCATGCTGTTACGAAGTGGGAGAAGAAGTGATCACAGCCTGGCTCGCCACCGAGCCATCGAACGGTCATCAGGCTGTTCTCTCGCGAAATGGCCGGGCGATTTTCGATCTTTGGCGAGCCAACGAACTGCTCCTCGTTGAAGGAGGAGTCGATCCGGCGCACATCGAGCGCGCCGGGATTTGCACGCGTTGTCATGCCGGAGAGTGGTTCTCGTATCGCGCGAACGGCTCACGTGCTGGTGCCCAAGCTGCCGTGATCGCGCTCCCTTGA
- the fmt gene encoding methionyl-tRNA formyltransferase yields MEGKLRLVFFGTPEFAVPSLRTLAAQPDFVVVLVVTQPDRPAGRGRGLQPPPVKVLAQELGLPCWQPETLRTAEAEARLAAVAPMLAVVVAYGKIIPASMLSMPRHGFLNVHPSLLPRYRGASPIQAALLNGDAITGISFAVMTPELDAGPILRQFAIPIVPDDTGVTLGARLAEVAAELLPDTIRDWIAGRIVPIPQDEGEATYTRPLTKADGRVDWSEPAERIERKIRALQPWPCAWTTIGGRRLILLRARLIETEMDLAPGCLSVMPTVVLVGTGTRPLALETVQPEGKRAMSALDWWRGTRLANGTCFE; encoded by the coding sequence GTGGAGGGCAAACTTCGCCTGGTCTTCTTCGGAACACCGGAATTTGCCGTTCCTTCGCTCCGGACACTCGCGGCACAGCCAGACTTTGTCGTCGTGCTGGTCGTCACCCAGCCGGATCGACCGGCGGGACGGGGTCGGGGACTCCAACCTCCGCCAGTGAAGGTGCTCGCGCAAGAGCTGGGTCTTCCATGTTGGCAGCCAGAGACTCTTCGTACGGCCGAAGCAGAGGCGAGACTCGCCGCCGTGGCACCGATGCTCGCCGTTGTGGTCGCCTACGGCAAAATCATCCCAGCATCGATGCTTTCGATGCCACGGCATGGCTTCCTCAACGTGCATCCCTCACTGCTTCCGCGCTATCGCGGAGCCAGTCCGATCCAGGCGGCCTTGCTCAATGGTGATGCGATCACTGGTATCTCGTTCGCCGTCATGACCCCCGAGTTGGATGCCGGTCCGATCCTTCGCCAATTCGCGATTCCTATCGTGCCTGACGATACAGGCGTCACGCTGGGTGCTCGGCTAGCCGAGGTCGCGGCAGAACTCCTCCCTGACACGATCCGGGATTGGATCGCAGGCCGAATCGTGCCGATCCCTCAGGACGAAGGAGAAGCAACGTATACGCGTCCCCTCACCAAAGCCGATGGCCGAGTGGACTGGTCGGAGCCAGCAGAGCGCATCGAGCGGAAGATCCGGGCATTGCAACCCTGGCCATGTGCGTGGACGACAATTGGCGGTCGTCGCCTGATTCTCCTAAGGGCGAGGCTGATCGAAACGGAGATGGACTTGGCTCCCGGTTGTCTTTCGGTCATGCCAACTGTGGTGCTCGTCGGCACGGGAACGCGGCCACTCGCGCTGGAAACAGTTCAGCCCGAAGGGAAGCGAGCGATGTCAGCCCTCGACTGGTGGCGCGGTACACGACTGGCAAACGGGACCTGTTTCGAATAA
- a CDS encoding thiamine pyrophosphate-binding protein produces the protein MNSVEIPAIPSVKRERQETGAEALVRALEANGVDVVFTIPGVHTLDLYAALERSQIRTVLPRHEQGAGYMADGYARASGRVGVAITVTGPGLTNIVTPIAEAFADSSRVLVISTCLDRPYLGHLDGRLHEMTDQLAVVRPIVKWAHRVMSAAEIRSAVAEAFRQLYDGRPRPVYLEVPLDVLRERTAMSDPLVIAVPPAKPDDHLLDRAAQLLADANRVFVLAGGGAVSERSSQLLSQLASAIGAVVSTTVTGKGAIPDDHPLAIGAFGYRWMPDNPVSELMRGSDVTIAIGTGLGARTTAEGTMPLPSPLIHIDIDPLEFHRRYPAAVALRADCAEALAGLLERIEAGFRPRSRWEPWEIESVRQQLLSVTDDSARRYQPWLIALRRALPRDAFTAHDMTMVCYEAVRAFPVYVPRTYAFPRGFGTLGSALPMAIGAKYARPDRPAVAICGDGGIQFTVQELGTLAQYRLPVIVVVFDDRSHTAVKRAMLQAGVRPRDVDLVNPDFVELAQSYKLNAIRVSDPAELERAASQAVVDTSPWLIHVMLGTEA, from the coding sequence ATGAACTCGGTGGAGATTCCGGCGATCCCCTCGGTCAAACGCGAGCGCCAGGAGACGGGTGCTGAGGCACTCGTCCGCGCCCTCGAGGCAAATGGCGTGGACGTCGTCTTCACCATTCCGGGCGTCCACACGCTCGATCTCTACGCTGCTCTCGAACGAAGCCAGATTCGCACAGTTCTTCCGCGACACGAGCAGGGCGCCGGCTACATGGCCGACGGGTACGCGCGGGCGAGTGGCCGCGTCGGTGTTGCCATAACAGTCACTGGTCCAGGACTGACCAACATCGTCACGCCGATTGCCGAGGCATTCGCCGATAGCTCGCGAGTCCTCGTAATCAGCACGTGTCTCGACCGACCCTACCTCGGCCACTTGGATGGACGGCTGCACGAGATGACGGATCAGCTCGCCGTGGTCCGTCCAATCGTCAAGTGGGCACACCGGGTGATGAGTGCTGCAGAAATCAGGTCAGCCGTTGCCGAAGCGTTCCGCCAACTGTATGACGGGCGGCCGCGCCCAGTCTATTTGGAAGTTCCTCTGGATGTCCTGCGTGAACGCACAGCGATGAGCGATCCGCTCGTCATCGCCGTTCCACCTGCGAAGCCTGATGATCATCTGCTCGACCGAGCAGCGCAGCTGCTGGCTGACGCGAATCGAGTCTTCGTTTTAGCCGGCGGTGGAGCTGTCTCCGAGCGCAGCAGCCAGCTGCTCAGCCAACTCGCCAGTGCCATCGGCGCAGTTGTCAGTACGACCGTGACTGGGAAGGGCGCTATCCCCGATGACCACCCGTTGGCCATCGGCGCCTTCGGCTATCGTTGGATGCCGGACAACCCGGTGAGTGAGCTCATGCGAGGGTCGGACGTAACGATTGCTATCGGAACCGGCCTGGGCGCACGGACGACCGCGGAAGGGACGATGCCGCTTCCCTCACCGCTGATCCATATCGATATCGATCCTCTGGAGTTCCATCGGCGTTATCCAGCAGCCGTTGCGCTGCGAGCCGATTGCGCCGAAGCGCTCGCTGGACTCCTCGAGCGAATCGAAGCAGGTTTCCGCCCACGATCCCGCTGGGAACCGTGGGAGATCGAGAGCGTGCGGCAGCAGTTACTGAGCGTCACCGATGACTCGGCGCGCCGCTATCAGCCCTGGCTGATCGCTCTCCGGCGCGCACTTCCGCGCGATGCGTTTACCGCACACGACATGACGATGGTCTGCTACGAGGCTGTCCGCGCTTTTCCTGTCTACGTGCCGCGCACCTACGCATTTCCTCGAGGGTTCGGCACGCTCGGCTCCGCTCTCCCGATGGCGATCGGTGCAAAATACGCGCGTCCGGATCGTCCGGCAGTCGCGATCTGTGGCGACGGCGGAATCCAGTTCACTGTGCAGGAACTCGGTACCCTCGCTCAGTATCGGCTACCGGTTATCGTCGTCGTTTTCGACGACCGGTCACATACAGCTGTCAAGCGCGCAATGCTGCAGGCTGGAGTCCGACCCCGCGATGTCGATCTCGTAAACCCGGACTTCGTCGAACTGGCACAGTCCTACAAGCTGAACGCCATCCGCGTGTCGGACCCCGCCGAACTCGAACGAGCAGCCTCCCAAGCTGTTGTCGATACGAGTCCTTGGCTGATTCACGTGATGTTGGGTACAGAGGCATGA
- the nfi gene encoding deoxyribonuclease V (cleaves DNA at apurinic or apyrimidinic sites), producing MISPHFVSGKPALSPLELEELARLQKELAEKVVETPLPQTPRFIAGADMHLRGERAVAVAVCFELLSEPTSDEATDFLPLREVERAIAEQKVTFPYIPGFLSFREAPVIIEAVRALEQTPDLLVVDGQGRAHPRRCGLASHVGVLLDLPTIGAAKSRLYGSYREPGPNRGAWTPLVAEEEIIGAAVRTRPSARPLIVSVGHRITLLEAIRWVLRLSRYRIPEPTRWAHRYAKAAAASKDTGW from the coding sequence ATGATTTCGCCACACTTCGTGTCAGGAAAGCCAGCGCTCTCTCCGCTCGAACTCGAGGAACTCGCTCGTCTGCAGAAAGAACTGGCAGAGAAGGTAGTGGAAACTCCACTTCCCCAAACGCCCCGCTTCATTGCGGGCGCAGATATGCACCTGCGCGGCGAGCGAGCGGTCGCAGTCGCCGTCTGCTTCGAACTTCTGAGCGAACCAACCAGCGACGAAGCCACGGACTTCCTGCCGCTCCGCGAGGTCGAGCGCGCGATCGCCGAACAAAAGGTAACCTTTCCCTACATTCCAGGGTTTCTCAGCTTCCGAGAGGCGCCAGTGATCATAGAAGCGGTTCGGGCTCTCGAACAGACACCGGACCTTCTCGTCGTCGACGGGCAAGGACGAGCGCATCCTCGCCGCTGCGGTCTGGCGAGTCATGTGGGCGTCTTGCTCGACCTGCCGACGATCGGCGCGGCCAAATCTCGCTTGTACGGCTCGTATCGCGAGCCGGGACCGAACCGAGGAGCCTGGACACCATTGGTGGCTGAGGAGGAAATTATCGGTGCAGCAGTTCGCACGCGGCCCAGTGCCCGACCACTTATCGTGTCGGTCGGGCACCGTATCACACTCCTGGAAGCGATCCGCTGGGTGCTCCGACTCAGTCGCTATCGTATTCCGGAACCGACACGATGGGCACACCGATATGCGAAAGCGGCAGCTGCCTCGAAGGACACGGGTTGGTGA
- a CDS encoding DUF2298 domain-containing protein: MNVLSILLVLGSALLLRLHGLDWDQGYLLHPDERFQLMVAVDRIRTPERLADLFDPTRSPWNPRSAGPDGRPQAFAYGALPLYLLESISWFTDRLLHAVGIEPGTARNLYHALAFRGRFLTVLIDVVGLIFALLIARRAFGRAAASMAGLLVGLSIITIQQAHFFVVDPWATSFGIATLWATTHLAETGSRRWAALAGAFYAAALACKVSMWPLAVPIGIALVWYSSRTAFDCTRPVLSNLLRNLVTRTPWPVLLASTFIAFAVFEPYTLLDPRSTLRDIVREWEIAQGRLDVPYTRQYVGTVPIVYQIEQLFRWGLGPAFAALSALAIVRDTRKLLVEIISHRLRVSATDGHASIEGQRAFVTRLLLLSWILAYGLTAWTAETKYLRYSLPLVAPLAILVAATLSEWLERSSSRWQRAGASFAVLLVLGVTAAWAGAFSTIYRHPHTRVEASEWIVSHIPPGAVLGVEHWDDRLPLAVSDISPDQHYRFVTLALYDDRSPEEAFGYLAARLSEVDYIVLSSDRLAGSIPRLPWRYPVTSEYYRLLDQGALGFRLIYEAKRESRLGPLRLDDLEADESFTVYDHPRVRIYQKVRQLSEDELRLRFAWALQRPWYPQRDRPEACRQLLDGPAESAEVARDLGWAEEWLARDWEAIVWWVALSIAIGAVGLPLATRLGAPLPDAGLALARPLGLIVLAYPIWLAASWRILPFELPWLLLPMVSVAVLLWWRWSHRLRALVRPCAIRCAILVEGSFWFGFAFFLVLRWLYPDLWHPFFGGEKPMELAYANAIARSRWLPPYDPWLADGVQNYYYYGFFLNALQWKLSGLLPDRAFQLTVATFAGLVASLAVSLGLALVHWLVDSASSTSWRGRTLVTSLASGMGSLWWLLFAGNLDPIIQVITKRSLAIDFWQSSRAIAQAITEFPYFSFLYADLHPHLIALPFWLSLIALIMAAHAEQEAPVWDRALRWMTSVLVGSTVIVVNSWDLPLVALLLIAMTLVTIVPRRPAQLVWVVGASILALAASRLIYWPFYERFVSPVTSLRLLENGTAPDQFLVHFGLLLALPVLAVVANWSLPARSFWSLGLIAVGATAIGYAVGLMLRSNGWSQVGLSASDAWILLLLLSVFLGVPFGCSLAGFDPLRPETLWCVALLGAAVGLFGTRHLAASLLVVPTVLVSAWLVQHWRDRRAPLLGLWVVAAGIVLLMETVVIVDDLYGSPWQRMNTVFKLSFEAWPLLALSGWGLCIDRWHAQPKMRTRARTFAQLVLVGVIGISSLYLLLGTPQRLALRLPSTPQPGSLNGYAWMRGGFYFTSRGEPIGTSEDLAVIQWLRQNLSDNSVILEASIGPYRGNGSRLSSATGLPTVLGWDRHERQQRTRVIPIDRTIRLESPLGPTVDERLIAIREIYQTTDPARKRWLLYQYRVRYVVVGQVERRWRIQPGFAGATIPDEVYASPEGIAAFEPLIGNTLRVAVTFGDTVIYEVVPLSER, translated from the coding sequence GTGAACGTTCTCTCGATACTCCTGGTGCTCGGCAGCGCGCTGTTGCTCCGTCTGCATGGCCTCGATTGGGACCAAGGGTACCTGCTGCACCCAGACGAACGCTTTCAGTTGATGGTCGCGGTCGACCGCATCCGCACGCCCGAACGCCTCGCTGATTTGTTCGATCCCACGCGAAGTCCCTGGAACCCGCGATCTGCAGGACCCGACGGGCGCCCGCAGGCCTTCGCTTATGGCGCCTTACCTCTTTATCTGCTGGAATCGATCAGTTGGTTCACCGACCGGCTGCTCCACGCAGTCGGCATCGAGCCAGGAACGGCACGCAATCTGTACCACGCGTTGGCGTTCCGCGGACGTTTCCTCACGGTGCTGATCGACGTCGTCGGTCTCATTTTCGCATTGCTGATCGCCCGGCGGGCCTTCGGCAGAGCAGCTGCCTCGATGGCCGGACTTCTCGTCGGATTGAGCATCATTACGATTCAGCAAGCACATTTCTTCGTGGTCGATCCCTGGGCGACATCGTTCGGGATAGCGACGCTTTGGGCAACGACGCATCTCGCGGAGACGGGATCACGTCGTTGGGCGGCGCTCGCTGGAGCGTTCTACGCCGCGGCTCTCGCCTGCAAAGTGAGCATGTGGCCACTGGCGGTGCCGATCGGCATAGCACTGGTTTGGTACAGCTCGCGCACTGCCTTCGACTGTACGCGCCCTGTTCTGTCGAACCTGCTGCGGAACCTGGTCACCCGTACGCCCTGGCCAGTCCTGCTCGCCAGTACCTTTATTGCCTTCGCAGTCTTCGAGCCGTACACGCTCCTCGATCCTCGCTCGACGCTTCGCGATATCGTGCGTGAGTGGGAGATCGCGCAGGGTCGTCTCGATGTTCCCTATACGCGGCAGTATGTTGGTACGGTTCCGATCGTCTATCAAATCGAACAGCTCTTTCGTTGGGGACTAGGGCCAGCCTTCGCGGCGCTGAGCGCTCTCGCCATCGTTCGCGACACACGAAAACTCCTGGTCGAGATCATCTCGCATCGTCTCCGAGTGTCAGCGACCGACGGCCATGCGTCCATCGAAGGTCAGCGTGCGTTCGTTACACGCCTTCTCCTTCTCAGCTGGATCCTCGCGTACGGCCTGACAGCCTGGACAGCGGAGACGAAGTATCTCCGTTATTCGCTTCCCCTGGTTGCTCCGCTAGCCATCTTGGTGGCAGCTACTTTGAGCGAGTGGCTGGAGCGATCTTCCTCACGCTGGCAGCGAGCGGGCGCCAGTTTTGCTGTGCTGCTTGTGCTTGGCGTTACCGCGGCGTGGGCTGGTGCCTTCAGCACAATCTACCGTCATCCGCATACACGTGTGGAGGCGTCCGAGTGGATCGTGTCGCACATTCCACCAGGCGCCGTTCTGGGGGTCGAGCATTGGGATGATCGGCTGCCTCTCGCGGTGTCGGATATCTCTCCTGACCAGCACTATCGGTTCGTCACGCTCGCGCTCTACGATGATCGATCACCGGAGGAAGCGTTTGGTTACCTCGCCGCACGACTTTCCGAGGTCGACTATATCGTTCTGTCCTCGGATCGCTTGGCCGGATCGATTCCTCGTTTGCCGTGGCGCTACCCCGTGACGAGCGAGTACTACCGACTGCTCGATCAAGGGGCACTCGGCTTCCGACTGATTTATGAGGCCAAGCGGGAGTCGCGGCTCGGTCCGTTGCGCTTGGATGACCTGGAAGCGGACGAGAGTTTCACGGTTTACGACCATCCGCGCGTCCGGATTTATCAGAAAGTGCGCCAACTCAGCGAGGACGAACTGCGCCTGCGCTTCGCCTGGGCGTTGCAGCGCCCCTGGTACCCGCAACGCGATCGCCCGGAGGCCTGCCGGCAACTCCTGGACGGGCCAGCCGAGAGCGCTGAGGTTGCACGCGATTTAGGCTGGGCCGAGGAGTGGCTCGCTCGGGACTGGGAAGCGATCGTCTGGTGGGTCGCCCTCTCCATAGCGATCGGTGCCGTGGGATTGCCGCTGGCGACGCGTCTCGGCGCGCCGCTCCCTGACGCGGGGCTTGCGCTCGCCCGTCCGCTCGGGCTGATCGTCCTCGCGTATCCGATCTGGCTGGCAGCCAGCTGGCGGATCCTCCCGTTCGAGCTGCCGTGGCTACTCCTTCCTATGGTCAGTGTGGCGGTTTTGCTCTGGTGGCGTTGGAGTCACCGGCTGCGGGCACTCGTTCGGCCATGTGCCATCCGCTGCGCGATCCTGGTCGAGGGGAGTTTCTGGTTCGGTTTCGCTTTCTTCCTGGTGCTTCGCTGGCTCTATCCTGATCTTTGGCACCCGTTCTTCGGCGGAGAAAAGCCGATGGAGCTGGCATACGCGAACGCCATCGCGCGCAGTCGCTGGTTGCCGCCATACGATCCCTGGCTCGCTGATGGAGTGCAGAACTATTATTATTACGGATTCTTCCTCAATGCTTTGCAGTGGAAGTTGAGCGGACTGTTACCCGATCGTGCTTTCCAGCTGACGGTTGCGACCTTTGCCGGGCTCGTGGCGAGCCTCGCGGTCTCGCTCGGGCTTGCCCTAGTTCACTGGTTGGTGGACAGCGCGAGTTCCACCTCCTGGCGCGGACGGACCCTCGTAACCAGCCTGGCGAGTGGAATGGGCTCCCTGTGGTGGCTCCTCTTCGCCGGGAACCTCGACCCAATCATCCAGGTCATCACCAAGCGTTCGTTGGCTATCGATTTTTGGCAGAGTTCGCGGGCGATCGCCCAGGCGATCACGGAGTTCCCCTACTTTTCGTTTCTGTATGCTGACCTCCATCCACATCTCATCGCGCTTCCCTTCTGGTTGAGCCTGATCGCTCTTATCATGGCTGCTCACGCCGAACAGGAGGCACCTGTCTGGGACCGCGCTCTCCGTTGGATGACCAGCGTGTTGGTCGGGAGCACGGTGATCGTGGTCAATAGCTGGGATCTTCCCCTCGTAGCCCTCCTCCTGATAGCGATGACGCTGGTCACGATCGTACCGCGCCGACCTGCCCAACTGGTTTGGGTTGTCGGTGCGAGCATCCTCGCTCTCGCAGCATCGCGGCTGATCTATTGGCCGTTTTACGAACGTTTCGTGAGTCCAGTCACGAGTCTGCGCCTGCTGGAAAATGGCACCGCTCCCGATCAGTTTCTCGTGCACTTCGGACTATTGCTCGCGCTACCTGTACTTGCCGTCGTCGCGAACTGGTCGCTTCCGGCGCGTTCCTTTTGGAGCCTCGGGCTGATCGCGGTCGGTGCAACAGCAATCGGCTATGCTGTCGGTCTCATGCTCCGAAGTAATGGCTGGAGTCAGGTCGGCCTATCCGCCAGTGATGCATGGATCCTCTTGCTGCTCCTGAGCGTGTTTCTGGGCGTCCCCTTCGGGTGTTCGCTCGCTGGTTTCGATCCGCTGCGTCCGGAAACGTTGTGGTGCGTCGCCCTCTTAGGTGCAGCAGTTGGCTTGTTCGGCACGAGACATTTGGCAGCATCCCTGCTGGTCGTACCGACCGTCCTGGTGAGCGCATGGCTCGTGCAGCACTGGCGTGATCGGCGAGCACCGCTCCTGGGATTGTGGGTAGTGGCGGCAGGCATCGTCCTGCTGATGGAAACGGTCGTCATCGTCGACGATCTCTATGGGTCACCATGGCAGCGGATGAATACCGTCTTTAAACTCTCGTTCGAGGCCTGGCCCCTCCTCGCATTGAGCGGCTGGGGTCTCTGCATCGATCGGTGGCACGCACAGCCGAAGATGCGAACCCGAGCGCGCACGTTCGCACAGCTCGTTCTCGTCGGTGTCATCGGCATTTCGAGTCTCTACCTACTCCTCGGAACGCCACAACGACTCGCGTTACGCCTGCCGTCGACACCGCAGCCTGGGAGTCTCAACGGCTATGCATGGATGCGCGGCGGCTTTTACTTCACGAGTCGCGGCGAACCGATCGGGACGAGCGAGGACCTTGCCGTGATCCAGTGGCTACGACAGAACCTTTCGGATAATTCGGTGATTCTCGAGGCTTCGATTGGACCCTACCGTGGGAACGGATCTCGCCTTTCGAGTGCAACTGGTCTCCCGACTGTTTTAGGCTGGGATCGGCACGAGCGGCAACAGCGCACGCGGGTTATCCCGATTGATCGAACGATCCGGTTGGAGTCGCCGCTCGGTCCGACAGTCGATGAACGACTGATCGCAATCCGGGAGATCTACCAGACCACTGATCCCGCTCGGAAGCGCTGGCTGCTGTACCAGTATCGAGTCAGGTACGTCGTCGTGGGGCAGGTCGAACGGCGGTGGCGAATCCAGCCTGGGTTTGCTGGGGCGACGATCCCGGACGAAGTCTATGCCTCACCCGAGGGAATCGCGGCATTCGAGCCCTTGATCGGTAACACGCTTCGCGTCGCCGTGACGTTCGGTGACACGGTCATCTACGAAGTAGTGCCGCTCAGCGAGAGGTGA
- a CDS encoding DUF2298 domain-containing protein → MRDLELAVLWQAIWLAAAAATVPWLRWLHLPARPAQGIALAAGPALVVLPLWWVGMMSGIPFTRATLFLVFSLLALVGWGLVIARGQSWQSLTEIIRAWPLLLVHTGAFALYALFRSYNPAIRYTEKPMELAFLSAAWANPHLPPPDPWFAGRPINYYTFGYVEFGAIAKTLGCQPEFAFILALASLFASAVTAAYVATWLLHTGYGAKARVLAGVLALFLLVGIGNWQTAWLLLQDPRGALAASWWAGPGWQASRVIVDSGFPWDSTPRPTINEFPSFSFVLGDLHPHILSLPLNLSFLIVLIALAQAARVSEPLTLPIDKSTCHLSQAHVGRERWTLPILAGIVLGCLWITNTWGVPLATMTAGLILLARPRSSIWMTVVHGALILSAAAFVAFPFQANYVPAYGAPAEELPAFLERVPVAGWFLRTVGIVVWERSSFGELLRTHGPLLVPGLVALVATFRASDHQRVRPAVLASAVGFALVAGLASATPALVVFGLPLAGLAWVMWRERTAAPERLAALAMLAAAWSAILAVEFFYLRDVFGDRMNTVFKVYFDAWVLQAIAVPPLLLHALANWKSWGKSMAIAVVGFSLLAAAPYTPLSVWKWTDGFAQLIGLDGLAYLRQAHPDEFRAITWLRESTRPDAVVLEAPGCSYGMVGELPHNRVSMATGRATILGWEGHEYQWRRGSARDLATLQKRRELLLRFFQEPGMETVPSVLSTYGISYVFVGTLERTGLGPNCPFLQSPAAEALGTVLRQIGWAPVYQDGAVTIYAPVVRR, encoded by the coding sequence ATGCGCGATCTCGAGCTGGCCGTGCTGTGGCAGGCGATCTGGCTCGCAGCTGCCGCCGCGACCGTTCCATGGCTTCGCTGGTTGCACCTTCCTGCGCGACCAGCGCAGGGGATCGCCCTCGCCGCCGGGCCAGCATTGGTGGTCCTTCCCCTTTGGTGGGTGGGAATGATGTCCGGAATCCCTTTTACGAGGGCGACACTGTTCCTCGTCTTTTCGCTCCTTGCGCTCGTCGGTTGGGGACTGGTCATCGCACGAGGGCAGTCGTGGCAGTCGCTGACGGAAATCATAAGAGCGTGGCCTCTCCTCTTGGTCCATACGGGCGCATTCGCCCTCTATGCTCTCTTTCGCAGTTACAATCCAGCGATCCGCTACACCGAGAAGCCGATGGAGCTGGCTTTTCTCTCCGCAGCCTGGGCGAATCCTCATCTGCCACCCCCTGATCCCTGGTTCGCTGGTCGTCCGATCAACTATTATACCTTTGGTTATGTCGAATTTGGTGCCATCGCCAAGACGTTGGGCTGCCAGCCGGAGTTCGCCTTCATTCTCGCGCTCGCGTCGCTCTTTGCCAGTGCAGTGACCGCTGCGTACGTAGCCACCTGGCTTCTCCATACCGGATACGGAGCCAAAGCCCGCGTTCTCGCGGGAGTCCTCGCACTCTTTCTCCTCGTCGGTATCGGGAATTGGCAGACGGCATGGCTCCTTCTGCAAGATCCTCGTGGCGCACTCGCTGCATCATGGTGGGCTGGACCGGGATGGCAAGCTTCTCGGGTCATCGTGGACAGCGGCTTTCCGTGGGACAGTACACCGCGACCGACGATCAACGAATTCCCATCCTTTTCCTTTGTCCTGGGTGACCTTCATCCGCACATCCTGTCGCTCCCCCTGAATCTCTCTTTTCTGATTGTCCTCATCGCGCTAGCACAAGCGGCTCGAGTGTCGGAACCTCTTACACTACCGATCGATAAGTCTACTTGTCATCTTTCCCAAGCTCATGTTGGCCGAGAGCGCTGGACATTGCCGATACTCGCAGGCATTGTCCTTGGATGCTTGTGGATCACCAATACGTGGGGAGTGCCGCTCGCGACGATGACTGCCGGACTTATCCTGCTCGCTCGTCCGCGCTCCTCGATCTGGATGACGGTCGTTCACGGCGCTCTCATCCTCAGCGCGGCTGCCTTCGTCGCTTTCCCCTTCCAAGCGAACTATGTCCCGGCCTATGGCGCACCAGCTGAGGAACTACCAGCTTTCCTCGAGAGAGTGCCAGTCGCCGGTTGGTTCCTCCGTACGGTCGGAATCGTCGTCTGGGAGCGCAGCTCGTTCGGTGAATTGCTCCGTACTCACGGTCCGCTGCTCGTCCCCGGTCTCGTGGCCCTCGTTGCTACCTTTCGTGCATCCGACCATCAGCGAGTGCGACCGGCTGTGCTGGCTAGTGCGGTCGGCTTCGCTCTCGTTGCTGGCCTAGCCAGCGCCACTCCTGCTCTCGTGGTTTTCGGCCTGCCACTGGCTGGACTCGCATGGGTAATGTGGCGAGAGCGAACCGCGGCACCCGAACGCCTGGCCGCGCTGGCGATGCTCGCTGCTGCCTGGAGCGCCATTCTCGCTGTTGAGTTCTTCTATCTGCGCGATGTGTTCGGCGACCGGATGAATACTGTGTTCAAAGTCTACTTCGACGCCTGGGTGCTCCAGGCGATCGCTGTGCCACCCCTTCTCCTGCATGCTCTGGCGAACTGGAAATCCTGGGGAAAGAGCATGGCGATCGCCGTTGTCGGCTTCTCCCTGCTCGCCGCAGCTCCTTACACGCCTTTGTCTGTCTGGAAGTGGACCGACGGATTCGCCCAGCTGATCGGCTTGGACGGGCTTGCCTATCTGCGACAGGCCCATCCTGATGAATTCCGGGCTATCACGTGGTTGCGCGAGAGCACCCGACCCGATGCCGTCGTCTTGGAGGCACCAGGCTGCTCGTACGGTATGGTCGGCGAACTACCGCACAATCGGGTTTCTATGGCTACCGGCCGTGCGACGATTCTGGGCTGGGAAGGGCATGAGTACCAGTGGCGGCGTGGGAGTGCTCGAGACTTGGCAACGCTCCAGAAGCGCCGAGAACTGCTTCTCCGCTTCTTCCAGGAACCGGGAATGGAAACTGTTCCTTCTGTGCTCAGCACGTACGGTATTTCCTACGTCTTCGTCGGGACTTTGGAGCGGACGGGACTCGGACCGAATTGCCCGTTTCTCCAATCGCCAGCCGCCGAGGCTCTCGGGACGGTTCTGCGGCAGATCGGTTGGGCACCCGTCTACCAGGATGGAGCGGTGACGATCTACGCACCGGTAGTGCGGCGTTGA